The following are from one region of the Corylus avellana chromosome ca1, CavTom2PMs-1.0 genome:
- the LOC132169423 gene encoding uncharacterized protein LOC132169423 — MASIRGVVQNKFCPIYETEDETVEHILWNCPSANDVWGCGMKKLQKGMCVGKPFTNLFEEVMEQCDTAELEVLVVTARRIWLRINVVVHGESFMDPTQLAREAQEALEEFYNVTMPEEVEPKKDGEQSMGKWMQPLADYIKMNWDVAVDVKNGWIVLGCITRNLTSAFLAARSITKEVEPAMAKALAAVYATQLPSLVGSLAFGRLFLKGMLR, encoded by the exons ATGGCGAGCATACG GGGTGTAGTACAAAACAAGTTTTGCCCCATATATGAAACAGAAGATGAGACAGTGGAGCATATCCTGTGGAATTGTCCTTCAGCAAATGATGTATGGGGGTGTGGGATGAAAAAGCTGCAAAAAGGCATGTGTGTAGGCAAGCCTTTTACCAACCTTTTTGAGGAGGTAATGGAACAATGTGATACAGCTGAACTTGAGGTTTTAGTAGTCACAGCGAGACGTATCTGGCTGCGTATAAATGTTGTGGTTCATGGAGAATCCTTCATGGATCCAACCCAACTTGCACGTGAAGCGCAAGAGGCACTGGAGGAATTCTATAACGTGACCATGCCAGAGGAGGTGGAACCGAAGAAAGACGGGGAACAGAGCATGGGGAAATGGATGCAGCCTCTTGCTGACtatatcaaaatgaattgggATGTTGCGGTGGATGTGAAAAATGGATGGATAGTTTTGGGATGCATTACTCGAAACTTAACAAGTGCTTTCTTGGCAGCCCGCAGTATCACGAAAGAGGTTGAACCTGCAATGGCAAAAGCCCTAGCAGCCGTTTATGCTACCCAGCTGCCGTCTTTGGTAGGAAGCTTGGCTTTTGGCAGATTATTTTTGAAGGGGATGCTAAGGTGA